GAAAATAATAATCGTTACAAATGCCGGTACGGCCCATGGCAAAATAAATACGGTTCGAATCAATTTTTTGAATCTGATCCGGGGATCGTTCACAATGATTGCCAAGAACATTGCCAAAGCGATTTGCAATGTCGTTGCCACGAATGTCCAGATTAATGTCCAGGACAATACGTTGACAAATGTATTACGCCAAATATCAAGGGCAAATAAGTTCACGAAGTTCTCAAAACCGACCCATTCCAATAAATGCCTTGGCGGCTGGTTATTCGGGGAGAGGTTTGTGAAAGCAAGAAACATCATAAACATTAATGGAAATACGACGACAAAAATTAACAGTGTCAATCCTGGAGCAATGATGATGTAAGGGAAACTGTTGTCCCAGGAATTTTTAAATCCTTCTCTCATTCCAGGTACTTTCCAGCCTAATTGTATTCTCTTCGCGTCTTTATGTGCATCCTGAATGGAAATACCGTACATGCTTAAGAAAAAAACAGCAAATATCAATGACAGTATACCATTACTTAAAAACACCCGGGAATCATCAACTCGTGGCTCTGTCCCCAGTGTTACGAGTCCCTGCAGTCCCGTTGTGATAAAATCAAACATCGCAACAAGAAAAGCAGCAAAGAGAATAAACAGGACGGTTCCTTTCATATAGCGCTTGTTATAAATTTGACCCATCCCTGGAACAATTGATAACAAAGCCGCAACTTTCGGGTTATGTTTCGGATGAACCAAAAGATCATCCTGACTGATTTTCTTATCCGCAGCCATTCCTTCTCCTCCTCACTTAAAAAAAGGGGGGATCAGAGGGGATAACCTCTGATCCGACCTTTACATGCCATTTATTACTGCATCATTTGAACTTGCTCATGAATTTGATCCACTGCTTCTTGCAGAACATCCTCTGCATCGTCACCATCAGAAACGAACTGGAGGGCATCTCCAATCGGCTCCCAAACCTGTGACATAGCCGGAATGTTCGGCATAGGCTCAGAATACTGAGTCTGCTCGAAAATCGGTGCCATAAACTCATCATCGATTTCTACAGCTGTATGAGCAGGAAGCTCACCGGCCACTTCGAAATACATTTCAGAATTCTCAGCATTAGTCAGGAATAATGCTAATTCTGTTGCCCAGTAAGGATTTTCGGAATAATAATTCACGAGCCAGCCTTTGTTACCGGAAAACGAACTCAAGCGCTCGCCGTTCATTTCAGGAAGTGGTGAAATTTCCAGGCTGTCCCCTAAAGCTTCCTCATAATCAGGAATTGACCACGGACCGGTTACGACCATGCCTGCTTGACCATCTGTGAAGAGCCCGTTCATGATATCACCGTCGATACCGGTTGGCATCAGGTCTTCTTCGAACCAGCTTTGAATGATTTCGGCACCTTCAACAGCGCCTTCTGAAGCAAGACCGATATCATCCGGGTCATAGACACCGTCATCATCCTGTCCAAATACATAGCCACCAGGAGCTGTCAGGAATGGATAGCTGAAGTAGAAGTTTGTTGCTTCCATCAAAAATCCATAAGTTTCGCCGTCAGTCAGGTCACGTGCAACATCCATCAATTCGTCCATTGTTTCCGGTGCATCCGGAACGAGATCCGTATTACGGAACAATGCATAGGTTTCAACGACAGCAGGAATACCGAACTGTTCACCTTCATAACTGAAAGAAGTTACAGCTTCTTGATTATATTCTGCAAGTCTGGACTCCTGGTCTTCAGTCAGATCAAGATCAAGTGCCAAACCTTGGTCGTATATGTCACCCATACGGTCGTGTGGCTGGAAGAAGAGGTCAGGACCTTGTCCTGCTGGACCGTCCAAGGACATTCCTTCTGTCTGTTCAAGCATGGAATAAGGTGTAATGTTTACAGCGATTCCGTACTCTGATTCGAATGCTTCAGCCATATCTTCATGGGCATCAAGCTGGGCATCTTCGTCATTGACCCAAATTGTCAGCTCATCCGGCTTTTCAGGCTCATCCGCTTCTGCTGTTTCATTTCCTTCATTGTTATTGGCTTCGTTTGTTTCGTTGTTGTTGTTTCCTGGATCGTTGGCCGGTGTTTCATTGTTTGCGTTGTCATCATTATTACCACAAGCGACAAGACCAACAGACAATGCAGAGACAACAGTTAAAGAACGTAAAAATGGCTTACTTTTAAACATGGTGTTTCCCCCTTAAAATTGTTTAATATGGTAGCTGCCGATTTTCAGGCAAAACAGGATCCGCATGGCTAGTTCCACTCATACATACGGACACTCCAACGCAAGACAATCGGTTGCACCAGCAATGCAAAAGAAATGCGACACGCTTAGTGAAATCGTTTGCATCGCTTATGAGTTTATTATACTATTCACACCAAAAAAAATAGCAACCCTTTTTACGAAATTATTTTATAGTTTTTTCGGTTTCATCATAGAATCTGAACTTGAACAGATGAAGCTTCGCTTACCGATCTTCACACCTTCAGCATCAGCCGGAATCCATGAAGGT
This Salisediminibacterium beveridgei DNA region includes the following protein-coding sequences:
- a CDS encoding sugar ABC transporter substrate-binding protein, giving the protein MFKSKPFLRSLTVVSALSVGLVACGNNDDNANNETPANDPGNNNNETNEANNNEGNETAEADEPEKPDELTIWVNDEDAQLDAHEDMAEAFESEYGIAVNITPYSMLEQTEGMSLDGPAGQGPDLFFQPHDRMGDIYDQGLALDLDLTEDQESRLAEYNQEAVTSFSYEGEQFGIPAVVETYALFRNTDLVPDAPETMDELMDVARDLTDGETYGFLMEATNFYFSYPFLTAPGGYVFGQDDDGVYDPDDIGLASEGAVEGAEIIQSWFEEDLMPTGIDGDIMNGLFTDGQAGMVVTGPWSIPDYEEALGDSLEISPLPEMNGERLSSFSGNKGWLVNYYSENPYWATELALFLTNAENSEMYFEVAGELPAHTAVEIDDEFMAPIFEQTQYSEPMPNIPAMSQVWEPIGDALQFVSDGDDAEDVLQEAVDQIHEQVQMMQ
- a CDS encoding sugar ABC transporter permease; this encodes MAADKKISQDDLLVHPKHNPKVAALLSIVPGMGQIYNKRYMKGTVLFILFAAFLVAMFDFITTGLQGLVTLGTEPRVDDSRVFLSNGILSLIFAVFFLSMYGISIQDAHKDAKRIQLGWKVPGMREGFKNSWDNSFPYIIIAPGLTLLIFVVVFPLMFMMFLAFTNLSPNNQPPRHLLEWVGFENFVNLFALDIWRNTFVNVLSWTLIWTFVATTLQIALAMFLAIIVNDPRIRFKKLIRTVFILPWAVPAFVTIIIFSALFNDNFGAINTQILIPLFGEGLPWLQNALYTRIALIMIQVWLGFPFVYALFTGVLQSISSDWYEAADIDGASRWQKFTNITFPHLMFATGPLLIMQYSFNFNNFNIIYLFNQGGPPVRNQVAGGSDILISWVYSLTFETGQIAMAAAISIILGLMVATFAFFQFRRSRSFKEEGTF